In the Flavobacterium pallidum genome, one interval contains:
- a CDS encoding superoxide dismutase has translation MAFELPKLPYAYDALEPHIDARTMEIHHSKHHNAYTTNLNAAIAGTDLEGLTIENILINLDKKNAAVRNNGGGYYNHNLFWTVMSPTGGGKPSGDLLAAIERDFDSFDEFKAKFSKAGATQFGSGWAWLCVHKGGKLEVCGTPNQDNPLMPDSGCGGTPILGMDVWEHAYYLNYQNRRPDYIEAFFNVINWTEVARRYALEK, from the coding sequence ATGGCTTTTGAATTACCCAAATTGCCGTATGCCTACGATGCGCTGGAACCACATATTGATGCGCGCACGATGGAAATACACCACAGCAAGCACCACAATGCCTACACTACAAACCTGAATGCTGCGATTGCAGGAACGGATTTAGAAGGTTTGACAATCGAGAACATCCTGATTAACCTTGATAAGAAAAACGCAGCGGTTCGCAATAACGGCGGCGGATATTACAACCACAACCTTTTCTGGACAGTGATGTCGCCTACCGGCGGCGGAAAACCAAGCGGAGACCTGCTTGCTGCGATTGAAAGGGATTTTGACAGCTTTGACGAATTTAAGGCAAAGTTTTCGAAAGCGGGCGCTACGCAGTTCGGTTCCGGATGGGCGTGGCTTTGTGTTCATAAAGGCGGTAAGCTCGAAGTGTGCGGTACGCCAAACCAGGACAACCCGCTGATGCCGGATTCAGGATGTGGCGGTACCCCAATTTTAGGCATGGATGTATGGGAACATGCCTACTACCTGAATTACCAAAACAGGAGACCTGATTATATCGAGGCATTCTTCAATGTCATCAACTGGACCGAAGTGGCCAGGAGGTATGCGCTGGAGAAATAA
- a CDS encoding UvrD-helicase domain-containing protein translates to MHTPSFSLYDASAGSGKTYTLVKEYLKIILRSEKNDAYRNILAITFTNKAVHEMKSRIVGNLSEFAKDDPSAKAVALMETISGEIGIPLATIKRKAQQIIRHLIHNYAAFDISTIDKFTHRVIRAFAHDLNLPVTFEVTLDTENLLAEAVDTIIARAGEDETLTKLLVDFTMEKTDDDKSWDISREILETGRLALNENNRHEIVHFNEKTIPEFIAIKNQLIESINELEAGAVAFAKNALEIMQVNNINPASFSGQYFPKHLESIIEGRFNPKNKTYRETEDFRINKTAADREVIESFIPEWISILAQVYKNFGRRDFYRAFLRNITPLSLLSTVSRQLTDIQKEQNVLSIAEFNAIIHREIQNQPAPFIYERLGERYRHFFIDEFQDTSEMQWQNLIPLIDNALSGQDETGQKGTLMVVGDPKQSIYRWRGGKAEQFIELGKGHNPFNNPEKERFSLDTNWRSYSQVIDFNNDFFRYMSGEFDHVDYRALYQEQSFQKSNHKEGGYVNISFLPDASAEDEATEKTELYVNATLDTIKKVLSLGFHYNDIAILTRKRGQGIAVADFLTANDIPLLSSETLVIGNASEVRLIISLLRYLKNGKDVEAKAQWLVFMAKTLQHELPVHDFVAEGMAFETETDLEHWLSGKGIAMVFQEVRRKSLYEAVEIIIDAFLAKKHNAYIQYFLDIVLERDVRGQAGISDFLEYWEKNSEKFSIPSPEGSDAVRIMTIHKSKGLEFPVVIMPFAEEDYSRKPKDKLWLETEEENIGLPKALIDNSSAVEGFGENASVIYLQKKQEELLDNVNVLYVALTRAEEQLYIISNKNINANGEVKANDMSSFFVNYLIGKGIFEEDKNEYAFGNAAKLSAEMPKNNDNQLIETVNEALQMSSIKIAQRESLMWGTKQQKSIEYGNLVHEILSGIRTEEDVDTAIASAISDGLISKDKEAEIRNSIISIIEHPEINLYFSAGNKILNEQAIIRKEGTLIKPDRMVITPKNEVMLLDYKTGAHQPKYKLQLETYEQAIGKMGYRVIKKILVYIGDGVEVVTL, encoded by the coding sequence ATGCATACACCCTCTTTCTCGCTTTATGATGCCTCGGCCGGATCGGGAAAAACCTACACCCTTGTCAAGGAATACCTTAAAATCATCCTGCGTTCCGAGAAGAACGATGCGTACCGTAACATTCTCGCGATCACTTTTACAAATAAGGCGGTACATGAAATGAAGTCGCGCATCGTCGGCAATTTGTCCGAATTTGCAAAAGATGATCCTTCCGCGAAAGCCGTCGCGCTGATGGAAACCATTTCCGGAGAAATTGGGATTCCTTTAGCAACAATCAAACGAAAGGCGCAGCAGATCATCCGGCATTTAATTCACAATTATGCGGCGTTCGATATTTCCACAATCGATAAATTCACGCACCGCGTCATCCGCGCGTTTGCCCATGACCTGAACCTGCCCGTTACTTTCGAAGTCACGCTCGACACCGAAAACCTTCTGGCGGAAGCGGTCGACACCATTATCGCGCGCGCCGGAGAAGACGAAACGCTGACCAAACTGCTCGTCGATTTCACGATGGAAAAAACCGATGACGACAAAAGCTGGGACATTTCACGCGAAATCCTCGAAACGGGAAGATTGGCGTTGAATGAAAACAACCGCCACGAAATCGTTCATTTTAATGAAAAAACGATCCCGGAATTCATCGCCATCAAGAACCAACTCATTGAAAGCATTAACGAACTGGAAGCAGGTGCGGTTGCGTTTGCCAAAAATGCTTTGGAAATCATGCAGGTCAACAACATCAATCCGGCATCGTTTTCAGGGCAGTATTTCCCAAAACACCTCGAATCCATTATTGAAGGCCGCTTCAACCCGAAAAACAAAACGTATCGCGAAACCGAAGATTTCCGCATCAATAAAACCGCCGCGGACCGCGAAGTAATCGAAAGCTTTATCCCGGAATGGATTTCGATCCTGGCACAGGTGTACAAAAATTTTGGGAGACGGGATTTTTATCGCGCATTTCTCAGAAATATTACACCTTTATCGCTGCTGAGCACCGTAAGCAGACAATTGACTGACATTCAAAAGGAACAAAACGTGCTTTCCATCGCCGAATTCAACGCCATCATCCACCGCGAAATCCAGAACCAGCCCGCACCGTTTATTTATGAAAGGCTGGGCGAGCGTTACCGCCACTTTTTTATAGACGAATTCCAGGACACGTCCGAAATGCAGTGGCAAAACCTGATCCCGCTGATTGACAATGCGCTTTCCGGGCAGGATGAGACGGGGCAAAAAGGCACTTTAATGGTCGTCGGCGACCCGAAGCAATCCATTTATCGTTGGCGTGGCGGGAAAGCGGAGCAGTTCATAGAGCTTGGAAAAGGCCATAATCCTTTCAACAATCCGGAAAAAGAACGATTTTCTTTAGACACCAATTGGCGCAGTTATTCGCAGGTGATTGATTTCAATAATGATTTTTTCAGGTACATGTCCGGTGAATTTGACCATGTCGATTACCGCGCGCTATACCAGGAGCAGAGTTTCCAGAAGTCCAACCACAAAGAAGGTGGCTACGTCAATATTTCATTTCTTCCTGACGCTTCCGCAGAGGATGAGGCGACTGAAAAAACTGAACTGTATGTAAATGCCACATTGGATACGATTAAAAAAGTCCTCAGTCTCGGATTTCATTACAATGATATAGCCATCTTAACCCGCAAACGCGGACAAGGCATCGCAGTTGCCGATTTCCTGACCGCAAACGACATTCCGTTACTGTCGTCTGAAACTTTGGTCATCGGAAATGCTTCTGAAGTAAGATTGATCATCAGCCTGCTGCGATATCTGAAAAACGGGAAGGATGTGGAAGCCAAAGCGCAATGGCTTGTTTTTATGGCGAAAACCCTGCAACACGAATTGCCTGTCCATGATTTTGTAGCGGAAGGTATGGCTTTTGAAACCGAAACGGACCTGGAACACTGGCTTTCGGGAAAAGGCATTGCGATGGTGTTCCAGGAAGTGCGCCGCAAGTCGCTTTACGAAGCGGTTGAAATCATCATAGACGCATTTCTTGCAAAAAAACACAACGCTTACATCCAGTATTTCCTGGATATCGTCTTGGAACGGGACGTGCGCGGACAGGCAGGCATTTCCGATTTTCTGGAATACTGGGAAAAAAATTCAGAGAAATTCAGCATTCCTTCTCCGGAAGGCAGCGATGCGGTCCGGATCATGACGATACACAAATCGAAAGGGCTTGAATTCCCGGTTGTGATCATGCCTTTTGCAGAAGAAGATTACAGCCGCAAACCGAAAGACAAACTTTGGCTCGAAACGGAAGAGGAAAACATCGGTTTACCGAAAGCCTTGATTGATAACAGCAGTGCTGTCGAAGGTTTTGGCGAAAATGCCTCAGTGATTTACCTGCAGAAAAAACAGGAGGAATTGCTGGACAATGTGAATGTTTTGTATGTGGCGCTGACGCGTGCCGAAGAACAATTGTACATCATTTCAAACAAAAACATCAATGCAAACGGTGAAGTAAAAGCAAATGACATGTCATCTTTCTTTGTAAATTATCTTATCGGGAAAGGGATTTTTGAAGAAGATAAAAACGAATATGCTTTTGGGAACGCCGCAAAATTATCTGCAGAAATGCCGAAAAACAATGATAATCAACTCATTGAAACCGTAAATGAGGCGTTGCAGATGTCCAGCATTAAAATTGCGCAGCGCGAATCGTTGATGTGGGGCACGAAACAACAAAAATCAATCGAATACGGAAATCTCGTGCATGAAATCCTTTCCGGGATACGCACTGAAGAAGATGTAGATACCGCAATAGCTTCGGCGATCAGTGACGGTCTGATTTCAAAAGACAAGGAAGCTGAGATTCGAAATAGTATCATTTCCATTATAGAACATCCGGAAATCAACCTGTATTTTTCAGCCGGAAATAAAATCCTGAACGAACAGGCCATTATCCGCAAAGAAGGTACACTCATCAAACCCGACCGCATGGTCATTACGCCGAAAAACGAAGTCATGCTGCTAGACTATAAAACCGGCGCGCACCAACCGAAATACAAATTACAGCTTGAGACCTATGAACAGGCCATCGGGAAAATGGGATATCGAGTGATAAAAAAAATATTGGTGTATATCGGCGATGGGGTGGAAGTGGTAACTTTGTGA
- the kbl gene encoding glycine C-acetyltransferase: MYGKIKEHLQSELQAIEDNGIFKKERIITTPQGAEIKVSTGETVLNFCANNYLGLSSHPEVIQAAKDALDTHGFGMSSVRFICGTQDIHKTLEQKVAEFYGTEDTILYAAAFDANGGVFEPLFNEQDAIISDSLNHASIIDGVRLCKAMRYRYENSNMEDLEQQLIKANEAGARFKIIVTDGVFSMDGLVAPLDKICDLADKYDAMVMVDECHAAGFIGTTGKGTLEAKGVMGRVDIITGTLGKALGGAMGGYTTGKKEIIELLRQRSRPYLFSNSLAPAIVGASIKVFDLLKKDTSLRDKLEWNTNYFKEGMKKAGFDIIDGDSAIVPVMLYDAKLSQTMANELLKKGIYVIGFFFPVVPKEKARIRVQLSAAHDKEHLDKAINAFTEVGQSLGVI; the protein is encoded by the coding sequence ATGTACGGAAAAATCAAAGAACACCTGCAAAGTGAGCTGCAGGCCATTGAAGACAACGGGATTTTCAAGAAAGAAAGAATCATCACCACGCCGCAGGGTGCAGAGATTAAAGTGTCGACCGGGGAAACCGTGTTGAATTTTTGTGCGAATAATTACCTTGGGCTGTCGTCTCATCCTGAAGTGATCCAGGCGGCCAAAGACGCATTGGACACGCATGGCTTCGGCATGTCGTCCGTACGTTTTATCTGCGGGACACAGGACATCCATAAAACCCTGGAACAGAAAGTCGCCGAATTTTACGGAACCGAAGATACCATCTTATATGCCGCCGCATTTGATGCGAACGGCGGTGTTTTTGAGCCATTATTTAATGAGCAGGACGCCATTATCTCCGACAGCCTGAACCATGCTTCGATTATTGACGGCGTGCGTTTGTGCAAGGCGATGCGCTACCGTTATGAAAACAGCAATATGGAAGACCTGGAGCAGCAATTGATCAAGGCCAATGAGGCTGGGGCGAGGTTCAAAATTATTGTTACCGATGGGGTGTTCTCTATGGATGGTTTGGTGGCACCGTTGGATAAGATTTGCGACCTGGCCGATAAATACGATGCGATGGTGATGGTTGACGAATGCCACGCCGCAGGATTCATCGGGACCACTGGCAAAGGAACACTGGAGGCCAAAGGGGTGATGGGACGTGTTGATATCATTACCGGAACTTTAGGCAAAGCTTTGGGTGGTGCCATGGGCGGTTACACAACCGGTAAAAAAGAAATCATCGAATTGCTCCGCCAACGGTCCAGGCCGTATCTGTTTTCAAATTCGCTGGCTCCTGCCATTGTAGGTGCTTCGATCAAGGTTTTTGACCTGCTGAAGAAAGATACCTCGCTCCGCGATAAGCTCGAATGGAATACCAACTATTTCAAGGAAGGCATGAAAAAAGCGGGTTTTGATATTATCGACGGAGATTCTGCAATCGTACCGGTCATGTTATACGATGCGAAACTGTCTCAAACCATGGCTAACGAACTGCTCAAGAAAGGCATTTATGTTATTGGATTCTTTTTCCCTGTAGTACCTAAGGAAAAAGCACGCATCAGGGTACAATTATCTGCAGCGCATGATAAAGAACATCTCGACAAAGCCATCAATGCATTTACTGAAGTGGGGCAGTCTCTTGGGGTTATATAA